A DNA window from Paenibacillus antri contains the following coding sequences:
- a CDS encoding oligosaccharide flippase family protein gives MRNQYKAGAILSFVTIFIGNFVGLIYTPIMLRMLGQAEYGLYSLVGSMIATLSLLDLGFTNASIRYISKYRALEDKDKEYRVNGMFVVINTAIALVTLVVGFIIYRYAMNPLFDGSLTATELSKFRVMFFILILNLAIGFPLSVFSSIIVSYERFVFPKLMGLLRTVLNPIVIICVLYMGYASLGMVIANSILNVLFLGINVYYCLKILKIKFLFGNIDWKLMKEIFIYSSFIFLAIIVDKIYWTTDQLILGAVSGTAMVSIYAIASQFNMYYMQFSTAISGMFLPRVTTIVVKSDSNERELSDLFIRIGRIQYIIMALALTGFALFGKPFIEMWAGPEYSSAYYIALLLITPFTIPLIQNMGLTILQAKNKHKFRSVTYLIIAVLNFAVSIPLAQAYGGIGCAIGTAASMVVGNIIIINIYYYKKIHIDIPKFWLEIAKMSIPVAIVLAIGLAVNAIVPGFGIWWFAVKTVVFLILYCAAMYAMGMNRYEKELIHSLWRGVTRQTKRTAVQNFG, from the coding sequence ATGAGAAACCAGTACAAAGCTGGAGCGATTTTATCCTTTGTTACCATATTTATAGGCAACTTCGTAGGGTTGATCTATACGCCGATTATGCTTCGGATGTTAGGGCAAGCGGAATACGGGTTGTATTCGCTAGTAGGCTCCATGATCGCTACGTTAAGCCTCTTAGACTTAGGTTTTACGAATGCGAGCATCCGGTATATCTCTAAATATCGGGCCTTGGAGGATAAGGATAAGGAGTATCGCGTGAACGGAATGTTCGTGGTCATCAATACCGCGATCGCTTTGGTCACGCTTGTAGTAGGGTTCATCATATACCGATACGCCATGAATCCGTTATTCGACGGTAGCTTGACTGCGACGGAACTGTCGAAGTTTAGAGTTATGTTCTTCATTTTGATCCTTAATCTGGCCATTGGTTTTCCGTTGTCGGTTTTCAGTTCAATCATTGTTTCCTATGAAAGATTCGTATTTCCAAAGTTGATGGGATTGCTTCGGACAGTGTTAAACCCGATCGTGATCATTTGCGTCCTTTATATGGGATATGCCTCGCTTGGGATGGTTATCGCCAACTCGATTCTGAATGTATTGTTTTTAGGAATTAATGTTTACTATTGCTTGAAAATACTTAAGATAAAGTTTCTGTTTGGAAATATTGATTGGAAGCTCATGAAGGAGATTTTCATCTATTCTTCGTTCATCTTCCTTGCCATTATCGTGGATAAAATTTATTGGACGACGGACCAACTTATCTTAGGTGCGGTTTCCGGCACGGCCATGGTGTCCATTTATGCCATTGCCTCCCAGTTCAATATGTATTACATGCAGTTCTCGACGGCAATTTCAGGCATGTTCCTTCCGCGAGTAACGACGATCGTCGTCAAGAGCGATTCGAACGAACGGGAGCTATCGGATCTGTTCATTCGCATCGGGCGAATTCAATACATCATTATGGCTTTAGCACTTACCGGATTTGCGCTGTTCGGCAAACCCTTCATCGAAATGTGGGCAGGTCCCGAATATTCGTCGGCGTATTACATCGCATTATTGCTTATCACCCCGTTCACGATTCCCTTGATTCAAAATATGGGACTAACCATACTGCAAGCGAAAAACAAGCATAAATTCCGTTCCGTTACTTATTTGATTATCGCTGTCCTGAATTTTGCGGTCAGCATTCCATTGGCTCAAGCCTATGGAGGCATTGGATGCGCGATCGGCACTGCGGCTTCGATGGTAGTCGGAAACATCATCATTATCAATATTTATTACTATAAGAAAATACATATCGACATCCCGAAATTTTGGCTGGAAATCGCAAAAATGTCGATTCCAGTGGCAATCGTCCTCGCAATCGGACTTGCGGTCAATGCGATCGTTCCGGGGTTCGGGATTTGGTGGTTCGCGGTCAAGACAGTCGTCTTCCTGATTTTGTACTGCGCAGCAATGTATGCTATGGGAATGAATCGCTATGAGAAGGAATTGATTCACTCCTTGTGGAGGGGCGTTACAAGGCAAACAAAGAGAACGGCCGTGCAAAATTTCGGTTGA